In Alosa sapidissima isolate fAloSap1 chromosome 4, fAloSap1.pri, whole genome shotgun sequence, the following are encoded in one genomic region:
- the LOC121707492 gene encoding LOW QUALITY PROTEIN: R3H domain-containing protein 2 (The sequence of the model RefSeq protein was modified relative to this genomic sequence to represent the inferred CDS: inserted 4 bases in 3 codons), which yields MPQPAQQSAGIQTMMPSQQPAYQSLMGVQQPQNAGMMNSQRTNMGGQMQGQMQGQMQGQMQGQMQGQMQGQMQGQMQGQMQGMMVQYPPMPSYQVPVANESQPVVQQQYXQPVMVPATQSVQGPMPGTAMPVYYSVLTPTQQNSTSPSVGYLQSASSEQYXITQSPAPCNPQQMQQQYSGVPPPGPGVMVMQLSVPNGPQPTQNPPMVQWNPCKYYSLEQRPSKPGELYKPDSSPQASNQLGSPLASPAQSPTPSPSGSVSSVCPGLGPLPLISQFSRPGGPAQGDGRYSLLGQPLQYSLCPPPLMHNQSSYSSHQGPGVMKHGARGKKQTLKSASTDLGTTDVVVSRVLEVTDLPEGITRLEAETLFNQLSLCGAKIQWLKDAHAGPGQHQHHQQPPRGGPGPGCPSGAGLSAXGARGDGSDPAYLYTVVAVFPSTMAAQSASFKLNNSGGSLFKLRAARKNYDLHVLERASSQ from the exons ATGCCCCAGCCAGCACAGCAGTCTG CTGGTATCCAGACTATGATGCCCAGTCAACAGCCAGCGTACCAGAGCTTGATGGGGGTACAGCAGCCTCAGAACGCCGGCATGATGAACTCCCAGAGAACCAACATGGGAGGCCAGATGCAAGGCCAGATGCAAGGCCAGATGCAGGGTCAGATGCAGGGTCAGATGCAAGGGCAGATGCAAGGTCAAATGCAAGGGCAGATGCAAGGTCAGATGCAAGGCATGATGGTCCAGTATCCGCCAATGCCCTCCTATCAG GTGCCCGTGGCCAATGAGAGCCAGCCGGTGGTGCAGCAGCAGT AGCAGCCAGTGATGGTTCCTGCCACGCAGTCGGTACAGGGGCCCATGCCAGGCACGGCCATGCCAGTCTACTACAGCGTCCTAACGCCCACTCAGCAGAACAGCACAAG tccGTCAGTGGGCTACTTGCAGTCGGCCAGCTCTGAGCAGT AGATCACCCAGTCCCCTGCGCCATGCAACCCCCAGCAGATGCAGCAGCAATATTCAG GTGTACCACCTCCTGGTCCTGGGGTCATGGTGATGCAACTGAGTGTTCCAAATGGACCCCAGCCCACCCAGAATCCCCCCATGGTCCAGTGGAATCCCTGCAAGTACTACAGCCTGGAGCAACGACCCAGCAAGCCTGGGGAGCTCTACAAGCCTGACTCCAGTCCACag GCCAGTAATCAGCTGGGCAGCCCGCTGGCCTCGCCCGCCCAGTCCCCCACCCCGTCGCCGTCCGGCAGCGTCAGCAGCGTGTGCCCAGGCCTCGGCCCTCTGCCCCTCATCTCCCAGTTCTCTCGGCCCGGAGGACCCgcacaag gcGATGGGCGCTACTCTCTGCTGGGCCAGCCACTGCAGTACAGCCTGTGCCCCCCGCCCCTCATGCACAACCAGTCCTCCTACAGCTCCCATCAG GGCCCAGGGGTCATGAAGCACGGAGCACGAGGCAAAAAACAGACCCTCAAGTCTGCTTCCACAGACCTGGGTACCACTGATGTGG TGGTGAGCCGGGTGCTGGAGGTGACGGACCTCCCCGAGGGGATCACCCGCCTAGAGGCCGAGACGCTCTTCAACCAGCTCTCCCTGTGCGGCGCCAAGATCCAGTGGCTGAAGGACGCGCACGCAGGCCCGGGccagcatcagcatcatcagCAGCCACCGCGGGGAGGTCCAGGCCCCGGGTGCCCCTCTGGGGCGGGGCTCAGCGC GGGGGCAAGGGGGGATGGCAGCGACCCGGCGTACCTCTACACGGTGGTGGCCGTGTTCCCCAGCACCATGGCCGCCCAGAGCGCTTCCTTCAAACTCAACAACAGCGGAGGCAGCCTGTTCAAGCTACGCGCCGCCAGAAAGAACTATGACCTGCACGTGCTGGAGCGAGCCAGCTCCcagtga